Sequence from the Ooceraea biroi isolate clonal line C1 chromosome 5, Obir_v5.4, whole genome shotgun sequence genome:
AACCAGGTCGGCGCATGTatcgttaataatataatggtaATCGTCGGCACTGGGTATAATGGTGAGCTTTGGAAACGTGATGACTATGAGTTCCAACGGCACACTTACCCGAGAGGCACTTCAGATGCACAACTAAATTttggtaatatttatgattatttattaatgtgaaTATTGATATGATATTTACTTTTCCCGTGTGTTTCGTTTCTTCCGTTGATGAAATGGAAacatggaaaataataaatggaatgttaTTCAACTAAAAGAGCATTCTTCGATTGCATTGTAGCGCCCCACGCGGAAATTAATGCATTGCACTACAGAAATTCGATCAACGTTGCAGATTGCACGATTTATGTCACTTTATTTCCATGCGAAAACTGCGCAAAAGCGATAATACATTCTGGCATAAAGAAAGTGGTGTATCTGTCGAATAAGAACGTCTGCAATTACAAAACAATGAATGCGGAGAATCTGTTTGATTCTAATGGTGTTACGTACAGGTATTGGCTATTTTgaattaatcatatatttaatatattggaaTTAGTGGTATTATTACGCAAATccgtttaatttttctttcaggCAAATGAACAAGAAGATAGGAATTAACTTTATTGATATCGACTGAAACAGGACGAATCAAACACCGCAGACTCCAATGAATGGCGAGGGTCAAAGGAGGGAAGTCGAAGTTGGAAACATTATTCagcattattatcattactgGCGTACACAATTATAATTTGGATTATTCagcgtattttatataatccaaattattatgtttatgtttTGATTATACAGGGTATCCCGAATTAAAATGTCCAAACTTCGGGAGCGTGTAGGGgatgataaatcaaaaataaaaagtcctttagagatatgctcgtttttacttcgttttggaaaaatcgcaaaaaagaaaacgtagatttcacacttatttattcatgttGTCACTTGCTTAATGTAAATGTAGATATTGTTCAAAATGTTGGCCTCTTGCTGCAATGCAAGCATTGCATCTAATACGGACAGCTCGTGTTGCAGCCAAACACTGATCTGGTGATATTTGGTGCACTGCAGCCACGATTCGGTCTCTTAATTGCTCTCTTGAGTTGACTGGCAACGAATAAACTTCCTGCTTCAGGGCCCCCCACACAAAGAAGTCCACTGGTGTCAGATCAGGTGATCGAGCAAATTCATGCTGGAACCTGTATTCTCTAACAGTCCTGGGATTTtcatgagcccatacatgagaatttctgtaattaataattcctcCTCTTGTAAACGTAGCTTCATCCGTCCACATTATTTTTGATGGAAAtgaattatcattatcaaatcGCTCAAGAAaccaattgcaaaaattcaACCTGTTGAAATAATCCTGGGGTAATAAATTCTGCACTTTTTGAATATGGTATGCGTGGCGGTTATCATCTTTCAAAGTTCGCCAGATTGTCTGCCGCGGCACTTGTAATGCAGCTGATGCCCTCCGGATGCTGGTCTCAGGATTATTATCAAAGTGGCGCAGAACACGATTTTCTACTTGCAAATTTGCTCTTAACGGGTCTTGATGAATTGAAAATGAGCCGATCTCTCGCAGCCTATTAAAAGTCAACGTAATGACTCGCCGATCCGGCACTCTTCTGTTTGGAAATCGGCGCGCATACTCTCGCACCGCCTCCCTAGCATTACCGTCACAGAAACCATACACGAAAACCATATCAGCATATTCAACGTTAGAATATGTATGCGGCATTGTGACAGGAGTAATTCACTCGATGGCTTCTGATGAGTAACTGACGAATTTATAGGAGAGAAGCagaaatgtaaacaaaaaaagaaatgtaaacaaaCAAAGGAAGTGCGAGAGTATGCGCGGCGCCGATTTTCAAACAGAAGAATTCCGGAACGACGAGTCATTGCTGCATGaaatctacgttttcttttttgcgatttttccaaaacgaagtaaaaacgagcatatctctaaaggactttttatttttgatttattatcccctacacgctcccgaagtttggacatttaaattcgggacaccctgtatatgcatgACGAGGGTTGCATTCCATTATTTGTTACTAATAGTGGCGcccgttttattttcatatttgacatttgatgaacgagatgaacagaataattttatcaatattggcTAAGCAAAAGAAGCCTTATGTTAAACTGaagaacaattttattgaCTAATGTTTGATACTATGGTATTTTACTATAgaaaaactttaatatttataactttaatatttataactttcatatttataactaatatttataagatttatttaaatattttataaatatttattaaagtatttcaTAAATCTCTTTGTAGTCTTAGATTAACCCGTAACTGGTATGGTGGGGTCTGCACGACCCcaggaattttaattttcgttataattcCGAGAATATCTGCTGTAGCGCTTTATACGTTCCAGTACCTTTCAAGTATTGTGTACTGAGTGTCTCGTAAAGAGCTTATGTCTTCCGATGTAAGTATAATGTGTCTGTCAAACTTTTTCTCCAGTGTGGGGTCTCTGTGCCCCACCATACTAATTACGTTGCATTTTCGTTACAGTGAATAGTTTCTCCTTCCACTAATAATGGCATATCAATtgagaaaaaagattataattgaTAACTTACGTTCTGAGGAACGTGTAGAAAATACATCCTATCTTGagcaaacgatatttttttaagaacaAGAGGAAAGTGATTTTAGCGACAATGACTCACGATCAGACTTTGATCCGGACTATGTAAGTGGTCATGATAGCAGATCGGAACAAGAGGAGAGCGAAAACGAATCAATTATGGAGAATGTTGTTTTAAGTAACAAAGAAGTAATCAAAAAAAGAATTGCTAATTATTTTGGTAAGAATCGGTTCAAATGGAGTGCTATCCCACCTGCTactaattatttctatttaaaactgtttcttttttattttttactttgttGTAAccttaatgttatatttttattattatgatttagTTAGTCGCAAGTAACGACGATAAATAGgtatataaagaaaagtttattttttttatatatgtatgtaccaatttgtgcaatttcttttttattttaaagtttatGTGACTATatgttgatttaattattatttctaagtCATAAATAAACCGACAAATATATCCCAAACTGTTCGTGTTTATATCTATCAAtttgaatagaaaatatttaaagtttttacTGGGGTCTATATGACCCCACCATACCAACTACGTATAAAAAAAGTGACCATACCAGTTACGGGTTAAAcagatcataaatatttatcataaatatcttaaaaatgtttatcataaatattatattaaatattctaaaattacttattaaataatttagataaaaatttttaaatatatttttactttctttaatacatctttataaaaggaaaaataaagcaataaaactggaaataaatataaatattttttttattttatcttataaaatattcatattttgtcatattcatattatatattaatatatcttgtcgattattaattatatttaaagcaatAAATCCATAATGAACGAACAACAACAAGTGTGAAAAGAAATCATTATCGATAGCATCGACAGCAGCTCTGCGAGAATGTTGCACCTTTTTCAATGTACGCCTAACGTTTTTTAGTTTTTCACATGTAAGACgatataaaactaattttaatatcgagaAGACTATATGGTAACAGGCATGCGATACACATGTGAGCCGTATACACATTATGTATACTtacagaaatgtaaaaataattaatatgatatttatatatataataatatatatagtataataagatatgtaataataaaaaatatatatgtaataaataaaataaatatttataaagacaTAAGGTCTGTTTATTACTGAACTCCCTGCAATGgactgcactagttcagagtttatcttttttactccatattaggaggaaaaggataaactctgaactagtTCAGCCCAGTGCAGGGAGTTCAacaataaagaacagacctataaCTTGAATATGTACAGCCGGATGTTAGTTTGCACTCTATGAAACAGATGGCGTTTGCAGCAAATAGTTGacaaatatttacaaatatttacaagatattatactataaatatttatttttacttaccgtaaatattatataaaatatttaatatttattttaataatatgtcgaatacaatttttatttttgtattgtctTTATGTAacttcaatattattaaaatatttatataaatttaaaataataaatatcaataaatatttatgaatatttatcagaaatattatgtgctgtctgggtatgCATAAGTAATTTTAAAAGACGATTTTATACAATCTTATTTTTCTATCCATTAACTTTatcgtaaatatatttctaaaaaaattaatgagtataaaaatgtatttattttctataatgatttaataagaACTTCCCTCTCAAAGTAGTAATAGATTTCCACTATTCACGCGCAAGATCGTTCCATTCAGGTGGAGGGATCTCCGTTGCCCAAGATTTTCGTCTCGGTGCAGCAGGTCCAGAGTCCAGACGAGTCAGAAGATTTCCGACTGGTGTACGGCTTAGGGTTTGATGTTCATGTATTATAGTTAGTTGTTGGTTTTATTGTTACAATAAAGTGGAAAAGTCTCCGAAAGTGCCATCAGTTTTCACTCGTCTTTCACGCCAGTCCTTTATAAAGTGATCGCTGTTACGCCACACACGTCGCTCGCTCATTTCCGAGCGTTTCATCAACACGAAAGTGGAGCCTCCATCCAGGAGTCCGTTCCTGCACAATATGtaattctgtctttattcattttttttcttcgtttaataCTTAACTGATTGAAcgttttcaaatattctttcaaCTTTAAATCAACTTTCAAATGCCTTGAACGTATatcctgaaaaatatatatctaacgTAAGAATAAGCTATAACACCGATCGCTAATGATATCGTAAATCCTCAGGATATGGGAACTCGCGTATAGGGAGATAGGTATTTTCGCGGGCGCTTAGAGTGCACATCGGTTAAAATCGATACGCACAAAAGAAGAGGAGATCGTGGAGGAAAACACCGATAACGTatagataattaatgataacgtataaataaatagctgCTGAGATACATTGTCTAGCGATAGTTCTCGGGTTTGTGTTCTAGTGTTCTGTTCTGTCTGAAGTTCAAGTAAAGTCTTGATTCTGATAATGGCAGAAGGATCTGGACGGTATAAAActcttttctaaatttaaaaaaaatttaaacaaatcaAATATATTCCTCTATAATATGTATTCTATCTATTCTTCATACTAAGCAAATCTTCTAATAGGACGGACTACATTACTTGGGATGAATATTTCATGGGTATAGCACTCCTATCCGCAGAACGCAGTAAAGATCCCAAGCGCCAGGTCGGTGCGTGTATAGTTAATAATGAGAAGAAAATCGTCGGCGTTGGATATAATAGTATGCCCTACGGATGCGACGACGCCAAGTATCCTTGGAAGAAAGGCCCGAAAGACAGTTTAAAAGCAAAATATCTTTACGGTATATTACATGTTAACTATTTTTCTTCAGTTTTTCTCTTcacaaaatacaaaacaaaTGGAATATTGTTCAACAACTAAAAGAATTTTCGACTGCATTGTAGTGTCTCACGCGGAACTTAACGCGATAGTCAACAAAAATTCGAGTGATGTTAAAGAGTGCAAGATCTATGTCACTTTCTTCCCATGCAACGAATGCACAAAACTGATAATACAAAGCGGCATAAAggagataatatataaagaatatccTAAAAAGGACAAACCGGAGTGGATAGCTTCAAAAAGAATGCTTGATGATGCTAATGTTGTATACCGGTAAAACTGTTCCAAATTattcatgtataatatttatcgcgcagtcgtagaaaattttaacataactctatttttgtttcttcagCCGATATGACGCTATGTCCTCAAGATCAAACATAGTACTTAACTTGAAATAGAAAGAGACTAGGGGATGATCCAGTCTTCAACCGACCTGTAGCAGAGAGATCAAAAGCGATGCAACAATGGATacctaaatatataataattctgacGAAACTCGTTTTGTCTTTACTCAGCATTTGGTGAACAAAAAGAACAGAATGATTCTGCCGATAATTGGCAGTGAACTGTAAATTAACGAAACTGTCTGTATATCAATATGATCCTTGatactaaataatatattgtatgaaTCATTCTGACGGCAGTGTTTGTCTTACCTTATTCTTCTGTTACTTCTTTCACACGATAAATATGtcctatataaaaaaacgacagtcataaaaatatacttagtTTCTGTAATTCTAAATAGCAACTTAATAAAACCTGAAACaagatattacttttatatttaaaagtatcTAATGTAAGTGAAAGACATGTGAAATATATTCCCTCTCTATTCACTTATTTCTTCCCTTTTTGATATTTAGTTGCTCGAACGTTTCTACGTAATGTTAATAATCTCTAAATAATTGGtaggaaaaattaaaagtgaaaATATAACTTATCGTACTGTTGGTATTCCCCTGCAAGATCTAACGCTGATAAAAGCTGTCATTTACTGAAGAAACTAGAATTAATTcgtaaaattcgtaaaattttaaactatTGATCCAACAATATCAGATTTCCGTTAAAAACATTCAATcaacaattttcattatctgTATCTTAAAATCTTATAATCCTACAAAGTACTTTTCCTCGATGTGTAATACTTCTACCAAAGGCGATAATACAGTCCGGCATAAGGACAGTTGTGTACCTGTCGGATGACAAGGCGGAGAAGCCCAAGACGATAGCTGCGAAGAAGATGTTCGACGCTGCCGGTGTCACGTACAGGTATAAACTATTTGGAATCGTTGATCTGTGATGTAAAGTCGTGTAAAATTGTTGAGTAATTCGGTTTCCTTTCTTTCAGGCCATACAGTCTCAGGAATGAAAAGATCGAGATCAACTTCGGCGATATTAGATGCAACGAAAGGAGGAAGAATTTATCTGAGTCTCCTACGAAATGTAAAAAGGAGGATGAGACGAAGGAAGAATGACGACAAATAtgactatatatatgtatgtgtgtgtgaatgtACTATATCTAATTGCTGAcgctatatttttatatcaatttttctgaCAACAGTCTGTCGCATTGCTTCGTTTGCGGttttataagataaattttataaatatgtaaaaagaatCAATAGATTACATTTTTAGTCCTTGTAAATAATGACTCGATTAAAGCCAGAGCAAGATATTTCTGCACTGCAGAAAAATATCAGTAACACACATTTTAACACACTATCATTTATCCCTTACTTCCAGACAAAATTCCAGATAATATTACTCACTAAGCAGcacgtaaaaatataacttatCACTCTTTTATCAAATTCTCTCGAAAAATCGAATGATTGCTGTAGAAAGCAATCATTCGATCTTTCATGTGCACATGGTATATAAGCTTATatgctatatatacatacatacatacatacatatatatatatatatatatatatatatatataatatgcacaatattaaaataaactgcAAATAGCATTCGTTCTTGTGATTAGTACTTTCAAGATCCCAGCTTCAATCCCAATCAGAATTGTTATTCCTACTAGGGATTTTACTCTTCGATCGTCTTCGATGCGATCTACTATCGTGGGGAACGGGGAAGCCCCGGCTTCTAGGTAGAAGACTCCATGAGCACACAACGACTGCTAAGGCTGCGTTTCGATATTCACTGCCACTAATAATCTATCGTTTATGTCACGCACACTATAGATTTttagtactggcagtgaatatcggGACGCATAAAAAATAAGTCCTTTGTTTCATTTCCCGCGAAGAGTTTTGCTGATCTGTTCTTGATAGATAATGAATACGGATGCACACTCAGTCTTTTCTCGCCTGTGACACAGTCGCTTTTGTCTTGCTGTTACAATCCGAACCTCTTACTGAAGTAAAACAGAATTGGtaagatattaaaatctaGACTTGATCAATCCATCAAATCTACATTAGAAAACACAGGTGACAATTGCCATTTTCggatatattgtattttgataatttgatatattttttgatatacagggtgtccggtaatgaTCGCCCCAGCTTCCGTACACGAATTGAGCggatcgagatgaacagaaaagtcccataccattttgcgatattcgcaataatcctatacctcgagcggctctggattcgcttgactttaatattcaatattttattattattattgcgaatattgcAAAACGGTATAGaacttttctcttcgtctcgatCCGCTCTACTCGTGCACGGAAGCTGGGGCGATCATtaccagacaccctgtataatcttACAATGAAGTTTATTCtcgagatatacatatatataatactcaTTCATTTATCTACTTTTGTTTCTATTCCTAAAGCATATCTCTTACATGACTTGCATGACTTATATCTGctgacaaataaatatttttaaggatattttaagttatttaattatatgtacatgtgttATTCTTAAGTCATAAATCTCTGATTTGTGTCCTGACATAGTTCGAATAGAAGTTTAGTTCTGAGAACAATGGAGAGAACGCTGGGTACAAGGTAGATTTTTTTGCTAAACAAAATTtgagcaaataaaatatattcttttgtaaattattccTTATCTATCGATTGTACTTTGTTCTATGTACAAAAGTAAACTTTCTAGGAGAACGCTTTGTCAAGATTGGGACGAGTATTTCATGGCTCAGGCAGTCTTAGCTGCGAGACTTAGCAGGAATCCTTACAGCCAGGTCGGCGCATGTatcgttaataatataatgaaaatcgTCGGCATTGGGTATAATGATATGCCTAGGGAACGTGACGACTATAAGTTCTATTGGCACATCCCGAGAGGCACTTCAAGTGCGCAGCCActttatgataatatttatgataatttattaatgtgaatattaatatgatatttacTTTTCCCATGTCTTTCGTTTCTTCCGTTGATGAAATGGAAacatggaaaataataaatgaaatgttaTTCAACTAAAAGAGCATTCTTCGATTGCATTGTAGTGCCCTACGCGGAAATTAATGCGTTGCGCAGCAGAAATTCGACCGACGTTGCAGATTGCACGATTTATGTCACTTTATTTCCATGCGACAACTGCGCAAAAGAGATAATAGAATTTGGCATAAAGACAGTGGTGTATCTGTCGAATAAGAACGTCTGCAATTACAAAACAATGAATGCGGAGAGTCTGTTTGATTCTAATAGTGTTGCGCACAGGTATTGGCtattttgaattattcatatattttgtatataggAATTAGTggtattattttgcaattctgTAAGATCTTCGATGTAAGCGCCAAAGGATCACGCCGCTATTCGATCGCGCAGCACAACCCTTGATCCGGTTGCAAACGAATCGCCGGCTTCGGCGGCGAGTAGCGATGTCGCGATCGCATTTTGTCTTTCGACGATAAAACCACGAGAACGAGCGCCTCGCGAGCTCAGCTCACAACAGTCCTGTTGTATCCACTTGCGCGTTGGGTCGCTTCGACCGATCACCGATGTCCACGCGAATAAAGTATACGCCTATAACTGTGTCCTGTGATTTTTACTTACAATTccgttaatttttctttcaggCTAATGAACAAGAAGATAGAAATTAACTTTATTGATATCACCTGCAACAGGACGAATCAAACACCGCAGACTCCAATGAATGGCGAGGGTCAAAGGAGGGAAGCCGAAGTTGGAAACATTATTTagcatattttatacaatcaTAATTATGGTTTCCTAATCCTAATTATTTCGTTTATGTTTTGATTATATATGCATGACGAGGATTGCATTCCGTTATTCGTTACTAATAGTGGCGcccgttttatttttatttttttatgcaacaTTTGATGAAGAACAGAATCATTTTGCCAATATTGGCTAAACAAAAGAAGCCTTATGTTAAActgaagaataattttattgactataatgttttatactatgttattttattatgcataaGCAATTTTAAAAGACGATTTTATACGATCTTATTTTTCTATCCATTAACTTTGTCGTAAATATAtgcttaaaaaaattaatgaatataaaaatgtatttattttctataatgatttaataagaACTTCCCTCTCAAAGTAGTAAGATTTTCACCATTCACGCGCAAGATCTCTGTTCCATTCAGGTGGAGGGATCTCCGCTACCCAAGATTTCCGTCTCGGTGCAGCAGGTCCAGGGTCCAGACGAGTCAGAAGATTTCCGACTGGTGAACGGCTTAGGGTTTGGTGTTCATGTATTATAGTTAGTTGTTGGTTTTATTGTTACAATAAAGTGGATAAGTCTCCGAAAGTTCCATCAGTTTTCACTCGCCTTTCACGCCATTCCTTTAAGTGAGGGCCTGACTTAACTGATTGAAtgttttcaaatattctttcaattttaaatctgTATAATGAACTTAAagaatatagaaattataaaagagaACAATTCAATTCGTAATTCAAAAATAACAGATCACAATTCGCAAGCAGaaacaagttttataaattgaCAGTTTATAATAATCAGTTAACAAACAAATTAATGGTACCTAGCATTGATAAGAAAAATCTTAGAATTCAAATACGGGTTTCAACATTGTTAAACAGATCTTAGAACTAACATACAGGTTTAAAATAGAATACATtcataaacattaaaattcaaCACACAAATATGGAATAAACATTcaatgcataaatattaaatgaatagACATTCGCTTTAAAGAATACGGTAAATGGATACAGATAATTCGCAAATAGATTACAATAATGTCATAAATTCAATGAAACGGAACAGATTACGCAAACGTCTGGTTATTGTGGTTAATACACTTGATGATTATAATTTTAGTTGGATACACTGACCTTAAGGCTACTGGGCCCTCACCGCGGCCATGTTGAATTATGACGTCAGAAGCGAGAAATGACACGCTGAGAATTATTGcgttttatttacaaataaaaagatagtCGCATAAAACAACACTTTAGAACGCATTAGCATACTTCTAAAAATATCCGAAAACTACTCTTTTCTGTCTTAACAGTCAATTAGTAGCCGTAAAATgtctgtaatataaaaatagtctTGCACATGCGCAGTCATTTCGCATGACTAAGTCTCATATCACAGTCATTTTACGACTCTTGATTGACTGT
This genomic interval carries:
- the LOC105286811 gene encoding uncharacterized protein LOC105286811 — its product is MAEGSGRTDYITWDEYFMGIALLSAERSKDPKRQVGACIVNNEKKIVGVGYNSMPYGCDDAKYPWKKGPKDSLKAKYLYVSHAELNAIVNKNSSDVKECKIYVTFFPCNECTKLIIQSGIKEIIYKEYPKKDKPEWIASKRMLDDANVVYRRYDAMSSRSNIVLNLKYTFPRCVILLPKAIIQSGIRTVVYLSDDKAEKPKTIAAKKMFDAAGVTYRPYSLRNEKIEINFGDIRCNERRKNLSESPTKFAFVLLLQSEPLTEVKQNCSNRSLVLRTMERTLGTRRTLCQDWDEYFMAQAVLAARLSRNPYSQVGACIVNNIMKIVGIGYNDMPRERDDYKFYWHIPRGTSMPYAEINALRSRNSTDVADCTIYVTLFPCDNCAKEIIEFGIKTVVYLSNKNVCNYKTMNAESLFDSNSVAHRLMNKKIEINFIDITCNRTNQTPQTPMNGEGQRREAEVEGSPLPKISVSVQQVQGPDESEDFRLVNGLGFGVHIGSVGENQHQSLTERESFLRSLDEIMLSRSSLTRLTHFTEDTTDHERFVSHETYVFYLFFILSKSSNRTDYITWDEYFMGIALLSAERSKDPKRQVGACIVNNEKKIVGVGYNSMPYGCDDDKYPWGQGEEDSLDAKHLYVSHAELNAIVNKNSSDLKNCKIYVTFFPCNECAKLIIQSGIKEIIYKEYPKKEGKPKWKASKRMLGDAGVVCSRFDDINTSTRSRILLNFERERD
- the LOC105279294 gene encoding deoxycytidylate deaminase isoform X4, encoding MQNIFTKFSSDNWTNGENAEYKVDFLLNKMRTLCQDWDEYFMAQAVLTAKLSRNPDNQVGACIVNNIMVIVGTGYNGELWKRDDYEFQRHTYPRGTSDAQLNFAPHAEINALHYRNSINVADCTIYVTLFPCENCAKAIIHSGIKKVVYLSNKNVCNYKTMNAENLFDSNGVTYRQMNKKIGINFIDID
- the LOC105279294 gene encoding deoxycytidylate deaminase isoform X1 — encoded protein: MGIALLSAERSKDPKRQVGACIVNNEKKIVGVGYNGLPYGCDDDKSLVLTTGQMERTRSTSKLSRRTLCQDWDEYFMAQAVLTAKLSRNPDNQVGACIVNNIMVIVGTGYNGELWKRDDYEFQRHTYPRGTSDAQLNFAPHAEINALHYRNSINVADCTIYVTLFPCENCAKAIIHSGIKKVVYLSNKNVCNYKTMNAENLFDSNGVTYRQMNKKIGINFIDID
- the LOC113562025 gene encoding deoxycytidylate deaminase-like; amino-acid sequence: MERTLGTRRTLCQDWDEYFMAQAVLAARLSRNPYSQVGACIVNNIMKIVGIGYNDMPRERDDYKFYWHIPRGTSMPYAEINALRSRNSTDVADCTIYVTLFPCDNCAKEIIEFGIKTVVYLSNKNVCNYKTMNAESLFDSNSVAHRLMNKKIEINFIDITCNRTNQTPQTPMNGEGQRREAEVEGSPLPKISVSVQQVQGPDESEDFRLVNGLGFGVHVL
- the LOC105279294 gene encoding deoxycytidylate deaminase isoform X3, with the protein product MGIALLSAERSKDPKRQVGACIVNNEKKIVGVGYNGLPYGCDDDKSLVLTTGQMERTRSTSKLSRRTLCQDWDEYFMAQAVLTAKLSRNPDNQVGACIVNNIMVIVGTGYNGELWKRDDYEFQRHTYPRGTSDAQLNFDCTIYVTLFPCENCAKAIIHSGIKKVVYLSNKNVCNYKTMNAENLFDSNGVTYRQMNKKIGINFIDID
- the LOC105279294 gene encoding deoxycytidylate deaminase isoform X2; this translates as MGIALLSAERSKDPKRQVGACIVNNEKKIVGVGYNGLPYGCDDDKSLVLTTGQMERTRSTRRTLCQDWDEYFMAQAVLTAKLSRNPDNQVGACIVNNIMVIVGTGYNGELWKRDDYEFQRHTYPRGTSDAQLNFAPHAEINALHYRNSINVADCTIYVTLFPCENCAKAIIHSGIKKVVYLSNKNVCNYKTMNAENLFDSNGVTYRQMNKKIGINFIDID